CCGCGAGCATGCCGGCGCCGCCGTCGGTCGTGGCGCTGCCGCCGACGCCGAAGACGATCGAGGTCGCGCCCGCGTCGAGGGCCGCGAGCAGCAGTTCGCCGGTGCCGTAGGTGGTCGCCGTCAGGGGCGCGAAGACGCCCGCCGGGAGGTGCTGGAGCCCGGAGGCCTCCGCCATCTCCACCACCGCCGTGCCTCCCCCGGCCACTGCTGAGGGTGCCCCCTCGCGCAGCGCGAAGGTGGCCGTCACCGGCATACCGGTCGGGCCGGTGACCCGTGCCTCGTGGCGGGTGAAGCCGGCCGCGAGTGCCGCCGCGACCGTCCCGTCGCCGCCGTCCGCGACCGGGACGGCCGCGACGTCCAGACCGGGGACCACGCGCCGGAGACCGGCCGTGACGTGCTCGGCGACCTCGACGGCCGTCAGCGAGCCCTTGAATTTGTCCGCGGCGATCAGCACATGTGCTGTGGGTGTCCTTGCTGCGTCCGCCACCGTGTTTCCCCTTGCTTTCGTACGGGCAGTCGCGCCGCTGTGACCTTATCCGGCGAGGGGCCCGGCGAACAGGGCACTCTGATCGGCGGTGCTGCCGAGCGCCCCCGGGGTGCGCCGCGAAGATCCGCGCGACGGGCACGTCCGCGCAGCCGTTCCGTCTAGGCTCGCGCCGTGACCACCATGGACTACGCCACCTACATCGCCGGCCTGCCCCGCGTGCTCGCGGGCGCGGGGATGATCTTCCACGACGCGGAGGGCCGCCTTCTGCTCGTGGAGCCCAATTACCGCGACACCTGGATCCTGCCCGGCGGCACGGTCGAATCGGACCGCGGCGAGTCGCCCCGCCAGGCCGCCCGGCGCGAGACCGCCGAGGAGATCGGCCTGGACGTCGAGCCGGGCCCGCTGCTCGCCGTCGACTGGGTACGCGGCAAGGACCGTCCGCCGCGGGTGTCGTACCTCTACGACGGCGGGGTGCTGGACGCCGCGCAGTTGTCCGCGATCCGCGTCCAGGAGACGGAGCTGCTGTCCTGGCGCATGGTGCACTGGGACGAGGCCCAGACCCTGGTGAACCGGGAGATGGCGCTGCGCCTCGGTGCCGCCCTGAAGGCCCTCGCGGAGGGCCGCGGACCGGCGGAACTGGAGGACGGGGTGCCACCGGCCGGGGGCTGACGGGCGCGGAGCCGGCCGGGAGGGCCCGGGGCGGCGGAACGGGCCGGGAAGGGCACGGCTGACGGGGCGTCGGAGCGGGCCGGAAAATGGTGTGTGGATCAGGTATTTGGTTGACAAGCTGAGGGCATGAACCGACCGCATGACCCCGCCCCCGGCGCCTCCCCCGCGCCCCGGGCGACCGACTGGATCGCCACCCCCGTCACCGCGGACCTCCTGCGCGGCGCGCTCGACCTGGAGCGCACCGAGCACGGTGTGCTGCCGCACCGGCTGCCGGCCCGGGCCCGCGCCCAGTGTGCCGACGGGCAGCTGGCCATGGCGGAGGCCCAGCCCTCCGGCGTACGGCTGGTGTTCCGTACCCGGGCCGCCGCCATCGAGCTGGACACGCTCCGGACCAAGATGGCCTACCAGGGGGCGCCGCCCCGCCCCGACGGCGTGTACGACCTGCTCGTCGACGGCAGTCTGGCCGGCCAGGCCTCGGTGACCGGCGGCAACGTCCTGATGGTGGACATGACCACCGGGACCGCGGAAACCCGGCCCGGCCCGGTCGGCACCGTCCGGTTCACCGGTCTGCCCGACCGGGTGAAGGACGTCGAGATCTGGCTGCCGCACAACGAGATCACCCAGCTGGTCGCCCTGCGCACCGACGCTCCCGTCGAGGCCGTGCCGCCGGGGGGCCGCAGGGTGTGGCTGCACCACGGCAGTTCGATCAGCCACGGCTCCGACGCCGCGAGCCCCACCACGACCTGGCCCGCCCTGGCCGCCTCCCTCGGCGACGCGGAACTGATCAACCTCGGTCTGGGCGGCAGCGCCCTGCTCGATCCGTTCACCGCCCGCGCTCTGCGCGACACCCCCGCCGACCTGGTCAGCGTCAAGATCGGCATCAATCTGGTCAACACCGACCTGATGCGGCTGCGCGCCTTCACCCCAGCTGTCCACGGCTTCCTCGACACCGTCCGCGAGGGACACCCCACCACGCCGCTGCTGGTCGTCTCGCCGATCCACTGCCCCATCCACGAGGACACCCCCGGGCCCAGCGCCCCGGACTTCAGCAACCTCGGAGCGGGAAAACTGCAGTTCCGGGCCGCGGGGGACCCTGCGGAGCGCGCCGCCGGGAAGCTGACGCTGGGTGTCATCCGCGAGGAGCTCTCCCGCATCGTGAAGCAGCGGGCGGCCGACGACCCCCACCTGCACTACCTCGACGGCCTCGGCCTCTACGGCGAGGCGGACTTCGCCGAGCTGCCGCTGCCCGACCAGCTCCACCCGGACGCCGCCACCCACCGCCGCATCGGCGCACGCTTCGCCGAGCTGGCCTTCGGCACCGGGGGTGCCTTCGCCGCCCGGCCGGCCTGAGCGAGCCGGCCGACGGCGGTGAGGAGGCCGAGCTGGTCGGATCCGCGCCGGTCAGGCGGGGGATGACGGCCCGGACCTCCGCGGCCGGGCGACGGAGGCGGGCCGCGGGGTGGGCGCAGCCGTCGGGACGAAGAGGCTCAACCGGTGGGTCGTGGGGTGGGTCAACCGCCCGCAGAGCGTGTCCAGTCGGACCGCCGGCCAGTCGCGTCGCCCCCCCCGCTCCCTGATCCACCATGATCCGAACGACACCCCCTAGGCTGGCCGGATGGACGCCATCGCCGCAAAAGTCGCTCAGGTACCGGGAGTTGTCGGGGTGATGCTCGGCGGAAGCCGGGCACGGGGCACCCATCGGCCGGACTCCGACTGGGACCTCGGGGTCTACTACCGGGGCGCGCCGGATCTGGCGGCCCTGGAGGAGCTGGCCGCGGAGGTGACGGGCGGCCCCGTCGAGGTGTACGGGCCGGGCGCCTGGGGCGCATGGGTCAACGGCGGGGCCTGGCTCGTCCTGCCCGACGGCAGCGCTGTGGACTGGATCCTGCGGGACGTCGACCGGGTGCGGCAGGTGTGGGACGAGTGCCGCGAGGGCCGCTTCGAGATCGGCGTACAGGCCGGGCACCCGCACGGCTTCTGGTCCCCCGCCTACCCGGGCGAGGCGGCGCTGGGCCGGGTGCTCGCCGACACCGACGGGGAGCTGGCCCGCCTCCGGCAGGAGACCCGTACCTATCCCGAGGCCCTGCGCAAGGCGCTGACCGGCAACGCGGTCTGGGACGCGGGGTTCTCGGTGGCGATGGCGGGCAAGTCGTACCAGGCGCTGGACGTGCTGCATGCGGCCCTGTGTCTGTCCCGCGCCGTCGGCGACCTCGTCCAGGCGCTGCACGCCCATCACCGCGTCTGGTGTCTCAACGAGAAGGGCGCGCTGGCGGCGGCCTCGGCGATGCCGGAGACACCGCGCGGCTTCGGTGCCCGTGCCACCACTCTGCTCGGCGGCATCGGGCGCGGGGAAGCGGAGTTGAAGCATGCGCTGGAGACGGCTACGGAGCTGGTCGACGAGGTGCGTGAGGTGGTCGGGGGCTGAGGCGCGGGCCCGTCACCCGCACTCCTCCGCCGGGAACAGGGCCTCCTCCGTCCGCTCGAAGGCGAGCAGCCGGCGCTTGCGGTCGAGCCCGCCGCCGTAGCCGGTGAGGCTGCCGTTGGCGCCGACGACGCGATGGCAGGGGACGATGATGCCGACCGGGTTGCGCCCGTTGGCCAGACCGACCGCGCGGGCCGCCGTCGGGACGCCGAGCCGTGCGGCGAGTTGCCCGTACGTGAGGGTCTCGCCGTACGGGATGGTGCACAGCGCCGCCCAGACGCGGCGCTGGAAGGGCGTGCCGCGCAGGGCGAGCGGCAGGTCGAAGGTGGTCGACTCACCGCGGAAGTAGGCCCGGAGCTGGGCGATGGCCGCGGCGAACGGCGGCTCGCCGGGGCCCGCGGGATCGCCGAAGGTCTCCTGGGGCGGGCGGTGGCGCTGGTCGGTCATGTAGAGGCCGGTGAGGGACTCGCCGGCGGCGACCAGGGTGAGCGGGCCCACCGGGGTGCCGTCCAGGACGGTGTGGGTGCGGGGCGCGTCGGGCGCGGGTGCGTGAACGGTCATGGCTGTGGGCTCAGTTCGTCGGGAGGTGGTTGATGGGGTGGTCGTCGGTCGCCCAGAGGTACTGGACGGCGTAGGCGCGCCAGGGGCGCCAGAGCGCGGAGTGCCGGGTGAGGGCCGCCGGGGTGTGCGGCAGGCCGAGCCCGGCGGCCGCACGGCGCAGCCCGAGGTCGGTCGGGGTGAAGGCGTCCGGGTCGCCGAGGGCGCGCATGGCGATGCATTCGACGGTCCAGGGGCCGATGCCCGGCAGTGCCGCGAGACGGTCGCGGGCCTCGTCCCGGTCGCTGCCGACGCCCAGTTGCAGCGCGCCCGAGCCGAGTGCGGCGATCACGCCGGTGAGGGTGGCCCGGCGGGTGCGGGGCATCGCCAGCGACTCCGGGTCCAGCCCGGCGAGCGCGGCGGCGGACGGGAAGAGGTGGCTGAGGCCGCCGCCCGGATCGTCGACCCGTTCGCCGTGCGCCCGGACCAGCCGTCCGGCGTGGGTGCGGGCCGCCGCGGTGGACACCTGCTGGCCCAGGACGGCGCGGACCGCGAATTCCTCGGCGTCGACCGTACGCGGGACCCGTCGTCCCGGTGCCTTGTCGACGAGGGGTGCCAGCAGCGGGTCCTCGTGGAGCAGGCCGTCGACGGCCTCCGGGTCCGCGTCGAGGTCGAGCATCCGGCGGCAGCGGGCGATGGCTCCGGCCAGGTCGCGCAGATCGGTGAGGGAGAGACGGCAGTCGATGTGGTCGGGGCGCGGTGCGAGGGCGACGATGCCGTGCCCGTAGGGGAGGCTCAGGGTCCGGCGGTAGGCGCCGTCCCGCCACTCCTCGACCCCGGGGACCGCGGTGGCGGCGAGGTGCCCGAAGAGGTTGTCGGGGTTGAGCGGCTGCCGGAAGGGGAGCCGCAGCGCCAGCGAGCCGGGCACCGCCGCACGGGGCCCCGGCCTGGCGCGCTGCCGCAGCTCCGTCGGGGACAGCGCGAAGACTTCCCGCACCGTCTCGTTGAAGCTGCGGATGCTGGCGAAACCGGCGGCGAAGGCGATCTCGGCCATCGGCAGCGCGGTGGTCTCCACCAGGAGCCTCGCGGTCTGGGCGCGCTGGGCACGGGCCAGGGCGAGCGGCCCCGCCCCCAGCTCCGCCAGCAGCTGGCGCTCGATCTGCCGGGGGCTGTAGCCGAGCCGGGCCGCGAGTCCGGGGACGCCCTCACGGTCGACGATGCCATCGGCGATCAGCCGCATGGCGCGGGCGACGAGGTCGGCCCGCTCGTTCCACTCCGGGGAGCCCGGGCTGGCGTCCGGGCGGCACCGCTTGCAGGCCCGGAACCCGGCCTGCTGGGCGGCGGCCGCGCTCGGGTAGAAACGCATGTTCTCCGGCTTGGGCGGCACCACGGGGCAGCTGGGACGGCAGTAGATACGCGTGGTGAGCACGGCCGTGTAGAACCAGCCGTCGAAGCGGGCATCCTTGGACTGCACGGCGCGCAGACAACGCTCGGTGTCGGTGTGCATGACCTCAGGATTGCTCAGTCGAGGGCATCCGGCTGGCGAGAATCCGACATCAACGTCGGGCCACCAGGGGCGGGGGCGGGTCACCGGAACCGGTACGGGGTGCCGGGGGCGGCGCGGGTCACCCGGGCCGCCCCTGCGCGGTCACTTCCCGGCGAACCGGTCGAGCGCGCCGATCACCTCGTCCCGCATCCGCTCGCTCCCCTTGTGCCCCGCGTCGGGGATGATCGTCAGACGGGCGTCGGGCCAGGCGCGGGCCAGCTCCCAGGCGGTGTGCGGCGGTCCTCCCATGTCCTGGCGGCCCTGGACGAGCGCCCCCGGGATGCCCGCCAGCCGCCCGGCGTCCCGCAGCAGGGCGCCCTCTTCCAGCCATGCGCCGTGCGAGAAGTAGTGCGAGCAGATCCGGACCAGGGCCATCCGGGCCTTCGAGGGCCGGTCCCCGTAGGGGTGGGCGGCGCCGTACGGCTCCAGGGAGAGCACCGTGTCCTCCCAGGCGCACCAGTCGGCGGTGGCCCGCTCGCGCACCGCGGGGTCCGGGTCCGCCATCAGGCGTGCGTACGCCCCGACGACGTCGCCGTCCCGGCCCACCCCCGGGGCGCCGGCGAGGAAGCGGTCCCAGGCCTCCGGGAAGAACCGGCCGACGCCCCGGTAGAGCCAGTCGATCTCCGAACGCCGGGTCGTGGTGACACAGGGGATGACGATCTCCGACACCCGTTCCGGATGCCGCTCCGCATACGCCAGGATCAGCGTCGAGCCCCACGATCCGCCGAACAGCAGCCAGCGGTCGATGCCCAGGTGCTCCCGCAACTGCTCCATGTCGGCGAGCAGATGGCCGGTGGTGTTGTGCCGCATCTCGGTGGCCGGGTCACTGGCGTGCGGGGTGCTGCGTCCACAGCCGCGCTGGTCGAAGAGGACCACCCGATAGCGGTCCGGGTCGAAGTATTGGCGGGTGCCCGTGCGGCATCCCGACCCCGGCCCGCCGTGGACGACCAGTGCGGGCTTTCCTTCCGGATTGCCGCAGACCTCCCAGTGGACGAGGTTGCCGTCGCCGACGTCCAGCAGGCCGGTGTCGTGCGGATCGATCGGGGGGTACGGCTGCCTCATCGCACCTGCTCGGCGAACGCCTCGTACGCGGGCGCGTCGAAGAGGACGAAGCGCACCTCTTCCACGGCCGTTTCGGCGTCGCGGACCGTCTCGACGGCGATGCGGGCGGCGTCGTCCAGGGGCCAGCGGTAGACGCCGGTGGAGATGGCCGGGAAGGCGAGCGTCCCGGCGCCCAGTTCGTCGGCGATCCGCAGCGATTCGCGGTAGCAGGAGGCCAGCAGGTCGCTGCGGTCCTCGCTGTCGGAGTGGACCGGGCCGACGGTGTGGATGACCCAGCGGGCCGGCAGCCGGCCCGCTGTGGTGGCGACGGCCCGGCCGGTGGGCAGACCGCGGCCGTAGTGCCCGGCGCGCAGGGCGCGGCACTCGGCGAGGATCTCCGGGCCGCCGCGCCGGTGGATCGCGCCGTCCACTCCCCCGCCTCCCAGCAGCGAGGAGTTGGCCGCGTTGACCACGGCGTCCACGGCTTGTTCGGTGATGTCGCCCTGGATGAGGGTGAGGGTGGGGCTCATGGTGTCCGAGCCTACGGAGGGTCGTACGGCGCGGCCACTCGATTCGGCGGCTGGTCGGCCCCGGGGTCGGCGGCGGAGCGGTCGCTCGCCGTCAGCGGCGGGCGGCGCGCAGCCTGCGCCAGACGGCCCTGGCGGCGTAGTGACCTGACATGCCGTGGACACCGGGGCCGGGCGGGGTGGCCTGGGAGCAGAGGAAGACGGCGGGGTGGGCGGTCTCGTAGGGGACGCGGGCGAGCTTGGGGCGGATGAGGAGCCGCAGGCCGGCCGCGGAGCCGGTGGCGGTGTCGCCGCCGACGTAATTGGCGTTGCGGGCGGCGAGTTGGGGCGGGCCCGCGACCGCACGGGCCAGGACCAGGTCGCGGAAGCCGGGGGCGAAGCGCTCGATCTGCCACTCGACGACGTCCGTGGCGTCGCCCTCCCAGCCATGGGGGACATGGCCGTACGCCCAGAAGGTGTGCTTGCCCTCGGGGGCGCGGGTGGCGTCGATCAGGCTGGGCTGAGCGGTGATCAGGAAGGGGACGGAGGGCGCCCGGCCCTCGGTGGCGGCGTTCAGCGCGGCGGAGATCTCGCCGCTGGTGGGGCCGATGTGGACGGTGCCGGCGCGGCGGGCCTCCCCGGCCGTCCACGGCACCGGGCCGGACAGGGCGTAGTCGACCTTGAAGACGCTGGGGCCGTACTTCACGTCGCGGTAGGCGTTGCCCAGGCCCGCGATCCGGGCGAGCGCGGTCGGTGAGGTGTCGAAGACATAGGCGCGGGCCGGCGGCAGGTCGTCCAGGCGTTTGACCTCGAAGTCGGTGTGCACCACGCCACCGTGGGCGCGCAGCAGACCGGCGAGCGCGTCGGAGATGGCCTGGGAGCCGCCGCGCGCCACCGGCCAGCCCTTGGCGTGTGCGGCGAGCGCGAACATCAGGGCCATGCCGGAGGTTCCGAAGCCGCCGAGCGGGGCGTTGGCGTGCGCCGCGAGCCCGGCCATCAGGGCGCGGGCCTTCTCGTCCTGGAAGCGGCGGTTGAGGAGGGTGACCGGCTGCGCCGCGACCAGGCCGAAGCGGGCGTAGGTCAGCGGGTCCTGCGGCAGGCCGAGCCACTGTGTCCGCAGGAAGTCATGGGCCATCGCCTCCCACTTGCCGGTGAAGGGCTCGACGAGCCTGCGGTAGGTGCCGGCGTCGCGCGGTCCGAAGGACATGGCGGTCTCGCCGACGGAGTGGCCGAGCACGGCGGCCGTGCCGTCCGGGAAGGGGTGCGCCATGGGGAGGTCGGCATGGAGCCATTCGAGGCCGTAGCGGTCCAGCGGCATGGTGCGGAAGGCGGGCGAGCCGATGCCGGTGGGGTGCACCGCCGAGCAGGGGTCGTGGCGGAAACCGGGGAGCGTCAGCTCCTCGGTGCGGGCGCCGCCGCCGATGGTGTCGCGGGCTTCGAAGACCTCCACGGACATGCCGCGGCGGGCGAGTTCGACCGCCGCCGTCAGGCCGTTGGGCCCCGCCCCGATCACCACGGCATCGAGCATCCTCGGCACCTGCGCCACTCCCCTCAAGTCCGACCCTCGTCGGTGAGGATCAGTTGGCGGCTGCCAGCAGTCCGAGGATACGCCGCGCCGTTGCGGTGTCCCGCGCGGCGGTGAAGGGCAGCGCATTGTCGCCCTCGATACGGAACGGCTCGCCGGCGACCGTGCCGCTCGCGCCGCCCGCCTCATGGACCAGCAGCAGCCCGGCCGCGTGGTCCCAGGCGTTTTCCCAGCTGAAGGCCGTGGCGTCGATCTCGCCGCGGGCGATGTGCAGATACTCCAGGCCCGCCGAGCCGCAGGGGCGCGGGGCGATACCGCCGGTCTCCAGGGCGGCGAGCACCCGCTTCTGGTCGTCGGTCGTGAAGTCGTAGTGGGACGTGGCGACATCGAGGACCGCGCCGGACGACGGGCTGCCGGCCCGCAGCGGTACGCCGTTGAGCTGGGCGCCGGCGCCGCGGCGGGCG
This portion of the Streptomyces caniferus genome encodes:
- a CDS encoding NUDIX domain-containing protein, producing MDYATYIAGLPRVLAGAGMIFHDAEGRLLLVEPNYRDTWILPGGTVESDRGESPRQAARRETAEEIGLDVEPGPLLAVDWVRGKDRPPRVSYLYDGGVLDAAQLSAIRVQETELLSWRMVHWDEAQTLVNREMALRLGAALKALAEGRGPAELEDGVPPAGG
- a CDS encoding GDSL-type esterase/lipase family protein, giving the protein MNRPHDPAPGASPAPRATDWIATPVTADLLRGALDLERTEHGVLPHRLPARARAQCADGQLAMAEAQPSGVRLVFRTRAAAIELDTLRTKMAYQGAPPRPDGVYDLLVDGSLAGQASVTGGNVLMVDMTTGTAETRPGPVGTVRFTGLPDRVKDVEIWLPHNEITQLVALRTDAPVEAVPPGGRRVWLHHGSSISHGSDAASPTTTWPALAASLGDAELINLGLGGSALLDPFTARALRDTPADLVSVKIGINLVNTDLMRLRAFTPAVHGFLDTVREGHPTTPLLVVSPIHCPIHEDTPGPSAPDFSNLGAGKLQFRAAGDPAERAAGKLTLGVIREELSRIVKQRAADDPHLHYLDGLGLYGEADFAELPLPDQLHPDAATHRRIGARFAELAFGTGGAFAARPA
- a CDS encoding DUF4037 domain-containing protein, whose product is MDAIAAKVAQVPGVVGVMLGGSRARGTHRPDSDWDLGVYYRGAPDLAALEELAAEVTGGPVEVYGPGAWGAWVNGGAWLVLPDGSAVDWILRDVDRVRQVWDECREGRFEIGVQAGHPHGFWSPAYPGEAALGRVLADTDGELARLRQETRTYPEALRKALTGNAVWDAGFSVAMAGKSYQALDVLHAALCLSRAVGDLVQALHAHHRVWCLNEKGALAAASAMPETPRGFGARATTLLGGIGRGEAELKHALETATELVDEVREVVGG
- a CDS encoding methylated-DNA--[protein]-cysteine S-methyltransferase, with the translated sequence MTVHAPAPDAPRTHTVLDGTPVGPLTLVAAGESLTGLYMTDQRHRPPQETFGDPAGPGEPPFAAAIAQLRAYFRGESTTFDLPLALRGTPFQRRVWAALCTIPYGETLTYGQLAARLGVPTAARAVGLANGRNPVGIIVPCHRVVGANGSLTGYGGGLDRKRRLLAFERTEEALFPAEECG
- a CDS encoding DNA-3-methyladenine glycosylase 2 family protein; amino-acid sequence: MHTDTERCLRAVQSKDARFDGWFYTAVLTTRIYCRPSCPVVPPKPENMRFYPSAAAAQQAGFRACKRCRPDASPGSPEWNERADLVARAMRLIADGIVDREGVPGLAARLGYSPRQIERQLLAELGAGPLALARAQRAQTARLLVETTALPMAEIAFAAGFASIRSFNETVREVFALSPTELRQRARPGPRAAVPGSLALRLPFRQPLNPDNLFGHLAATAVPGVEEWRDGAYRRTLSLPYGHGIVALAPRPDHIDCRLSLTDLRDLAGAIARCRRMLDLDADPEAVDGLLHEDPLLAPLVDKAPGRRVPRTVDAEEFAVRAVLGQQVSTAAARTHAGRLVRAHGERVDDPGGGLSHLFPSAAALAGLDPESLAMPRTRRATLTGVIAALGSGALQLGVGSDRDEARDRLAALPGIGPWTVECIAMRALGDPDAFTPTDLGLRRAAAGLGLPHTPAALTRHSALWRPWRAYAVQYLWATDDHPINHLPTN
- the pip gene encoding prolyl aminopeptidase codes for the protein MRQPYPPIDPHDTGLLDVGDGNLVHWEVCGNPEGKPALVVHGGPGSGCRTGTRQYFDPDRYRVVLFDQRGCGRSTPHASDPATEMRHNTTGHLLADMEQLREHLGIDRWLLFGGSWGSTLILAYAERHPERVSEIVIPCVTTTRRSEIDWLYRGVGRFFPEAWDRFLAGAPGVGRDGDVVGAYARLMADPDPAVRERATADWCAWEDTVLSLEPYGAAHPYGDRPSKARMALVRICSHYFSHGAWLEEGALLRDAGRLAGIPGALVQGRQDMGGPPHTAWELARAWPDARLTIIPDAGHKGSERMRDEVIGALDRFAGK
- a CDS encoding O-acetyl-ADP-ribose deacetylase, giving the protein MSPTLTLIQGDITEQAVDAVVNAANSSLLGGGGVDGAIHRRGGPEILAECRALRAGHYGRGLPTGRAVATTAGRLPARWVIHTVGPVHSDSEDRSDLLASCYRESLRIADELGAGTLAFPAISTGVYRWPLDDAARIAVETVRDAETAVEEVRFVLFDAPAYEAFAEQVR
- a CDS encoding phytoene desaturase family protein, with the translated sequence MPRMLDAVVIGAGPNGLTAAVELARRGMSVEVFEARDTIGGGARTEELTLPGFRHDPCSAVHPTGIGSPAFRTMPLDRYGLEWLHADLPMAHPFPDGTAAVLGHSVGETAMSFGPRDAGTYRRLVEPFTGKWEAMAHDFLRTQWLGLPQDPLTYARFGLVAAQPVTLLNRRFQDEKARALMAGLAAHANAPLGGFGTSGMALMFALAAHAKGWPVARGGSQAISDALAGLLRAHGGVVHTDFEVKRLDDLPPARAYVFDTSPTALARIAGLGNAYRDVKYGPSVFKVDYALSGPVPWTAGEARRAGTVHIGPTSGEISAALNAATEGRAPSVPFLITAQPSLIDATRAPEGKHTFWAYGHVPHGWEGDATDVVEWQIERFAPGFRDLVLARAVAGPPQLAARNANYVGGDTATGSAAGLRLLIRPKLARVPYETAHPAVFLCSQATPPGPGVHGMSGHYAARAVWRRLRAARR